A genomic segment from Piliocolobus tephrosceles isolate RC106 chromosome X, ASM277652v3, whole genome shotgun sequence encodes:
- the MAB21L1 gene encoding putative nucleotidyltransferase MAB21L1, which translates to MIAAQAKLVYHLNKYYNEKCQARKAAIAKTIREVCKVVSDVLKEVEVQEPRFISSLNEMDNRYEGLEVISPTEFEVVLYLNQMGVFNFVDDGSLPGCAVLKLSDGRKRSMSLWVEFITASGYLSARKIRSRFQTLVAQAVDKCSYRDVVKMVADTSEVKLRIRDRYVVQITPAFKCTGIWPRSAAHWPLPHIPWPGPNRVAEVKAEGFNLLSKECHSLAGKQSSAESDAWVLQFAEAENRLQMGGCRKKCLSILKTLRDRHLELPGQPLNNYHMKTLVSYECEKHPRESDWDESCLGDRLNGILLQLISCLQCRRCPHYFLPNLDLFQGKPHSALENAAKQTWRLAREILTNPKSLEKL; encoded by the coding sequence ATGATTGCGGCCCAGGCCAAGCTTGTCTACCATCTGAATAAATACTACAACGAAAAATGCCAAGCCAGGAAAGCTGCCATTGCCAAAACTATCCGGGAAGTCTGCAAAGTAGTTTCCGACGTACTGAAGGAAGTGGAAGTGCAGGAGCCGCGGTTCATCAGCTCTCTCAACGAGATGGACAATCGCTACGAGGGCCTCGAGGTCATCTCCCCCACCGAATTTGAAGTGGTGCTTTATCTCAACCAAATGGGGGTGTTCAACTTCGTGGACGATGGCTCACTGCCCGGCTGCGCGGTGCTGAAGTTGAGCGACGGGCGCAAGAGAAGCATGTCCCTCTGGGTGGAATTCATTACCGCCTCCGGCTACCTCTCGGCGCGCAAAATCCGGTCCAGGTTTCAGACGCTGGTGGCTCAAGCGGTAGACAAATGTAGCTACAGGGATGTGGTAAAGATGGTGGCAGACACCAGCGAAGTGAAACTGAGAATCCGAGATAGGTACGTGGTGCAGATCACGCCGGCTTTTAAATGCACCGGGATCTGGCCGAGGAGTGCTGCCCACTGGCCACTTCCCCACATCCCCTGGCCAGGACCCAACCGGGTGGCGGAGGTCAAGGCGGAAGGTTTCAATCTCTTGTCCAAGGAGTGCCACTCCCTGGCCGGCAAGCAGAGTTCGGCGGAGAGCGACGCCTGGGTGCTGCAGTTCGCGGAGGCAGAGAACAGACTGCAGATGGGGGGCTGCAGAAAGAAGTGCCTCTCCATCCTCAAAACCTTAAGGGATCGTCACCTTGAACTGCCTGGCCAGCCCTTGAACAATTACCACATGAAGACTCTGGTTTCCTACGAGTGTGAAAAGCATCCCCGGGAGTCGGACTGGGACGAGTCTTGCCTGGGTGATCGGCTGAACGGGATTTTGCTGCAACTTATCTCCTGCCTGCAGTGCCGGCGGTGTCCTCACTACTTTCTACCGAACTTAGATCTGTTTCAAGGCAAACCTCACTCAGCTCTGGAAAACGCTGCCAAACAAACGTGGCGACTGGCAAGAGAGATCCTGACCAACCCGAAAAGTTTGGAAAAACTTTAG